TTGACAGGCTTGCTGTTTTCAGCGCTAAATTGTTTCCAATAGTTGATTAGTTCCGATTTTGATGATTTCATAAACATCAGGTTACCTTGGCATGACCGCAAATGTCAATGGAAGTAAAATATACCCGTAAAAATATAAAATCGAACGTAGCAGTAATAGCTGACCGAACAACATTTCAGGATAGCGGATGGCTATGTTGGTGTTTATGCGGTGTTTGAACCGACCTAAAACACCACCCTTGCCAGGGAGGCTTTCATTTTTTTGAGACCAAAAAAACGAAACAAAAAAAGTCTTCGGAAAATGAATTAGTGCACGGCCCTCGCACCACACCCTACCCGCAAGGCCAACAGCCGCCAACACGCCTGCCCGCAAATCCGCCGCCATTTTCCGCCAGCCGCCGCCATTTTCCGCCAGCCGCCGTGATTGCTCATTCAGGACTTCTAAGTTCAAATGGTATGGAATGCCAGGTTCGGGGTAGTTAAAGTAGTGTTGCCGGTTTTCAGCCTTGCAAGGTTCACTTGGCAATTGCTTCCGACCCTGCGCTTCCTGCATAAACAAGTTTCCTGCACCTGCCTTCGCTTAAGCATTGCCAGAGTTCACCGCTTGGCTGAAAACAATCGAAATTTGACAAGAGCTCCCCGTTCCGTCTCTTGCAATGGGGTAAGAATGTTCCGATCTTGAATTTCAATTGCTACGAAGCAATCGTTAGAAGAGATGAATCATAACCAAGCTAGCAGGAGTGCGCCCCGAACTTGGCAAGTTCTGATAAAACTAATGAATCAGCCGGTGCTTCCAAAATATCAAATAGCCACTGCGTTCTGAAAGAGAAAAAACCCTGCGTGATTCGCCAAGTAGAAAGCACTAACCTCTCTCAGCGGCTGATTCATGGTAGTGTTCGCACCGAACTCAGCAGAGAGGCAGTTTGGCGCATTCTTGCTAGCACTTGTTATGGCTATTTCTTGGTCAGTCGTATATATTCGATCACTAGATCTTCTTCCATATACTTGTTTCTATCTAACCTGATCAGTGAATTTCCAGTATATCTATAAATCGCATCAGTTCGCTTTCGGAGTTCGCCCGTTGGATTATCAACATGTGGTGTATAGAAAAAAGAGGCCAAGAGTGTGTCACCATTGATAAGGTATTTCATTTGGTCGATTTCATCAATTTCACATTCATACACCAACGAACCTGTACTATCTGTATGAAATTCAAGAAAGTTGAAGCAGTTCGGCAAAGCTTCCCATCTCCAAGACGTTTGCTTTAAAATCTCGAAAGATAGGGGTTCATCTGATATGCTAATTTCTGCTGTTGGGGATTCCAGAGTGTCTTGTTCTTCGTTTGACTCAGATGGTTGTTCAGTCTCTAATGGTTCAGTTATTTGTTGCTGTTCCTGTTTAGGAGTTGAGCAACAAGAAAGTCCAATTAAGGCAATAAAGATTGTTAGATATCTCATCAGATTGAAGTTGCGCGAATTAGCCATAACAACAGGCTAACAACCACCAATGGTTATTAGGTCTTTATAGTGTTACCAAATCTAGCAGTTTTTAAATCTCAAACAAACCATTATCGGCTATAGGGGTGTAGGCCCCCTGCTATCTCGGTTGGAGGCAACTTCAACAAGGGCAGGAGGAGTCTACCGATCTTGTTTAGATTTTGGAGGGGTTGTGCAACAGCTACTAATGTTGTGGCACGTTGCATTCTAGGAATCCTAATTATTCATCATTTTCATTTTTGACTCCTGTTTTAAAAAGAGTTTTTTTTACATCGATCCTATATCCAAACCTTGCTGTCATGTAATCCTCAAGTTCGTATCTTATTTCATCAAGTTGCCTTTGGTCAAACAGTGGTCAATTGCTTTCTGTTCATCCGCTGCCAGCAATTGAAGCTCAATAAATTTGGTGGCTCCGGTACGAACCTCGCTAACCCTGAAATCAAATTGAGCCTCACCTCTATCATCAAACATGAAAGGGACATATAATAATCTAATTTCCTCCTCATGTTTATGAGCACTCTCCTTGTGAAAAGCCAATAATGAAAGAAGAGACTCTAAATCAGGTGAAAAATTCCATTGTGGAAATCTTTTATGCATTTCATCCAATAGCACAACATACTTGGGAACAAACTCACTACCTCCGTAGTGCAATGGAGAGATTCTGTAATACTCCCATGCTAATGGGTCATTTACAATTTCAAAGTTCAAAGAAACTTGTCCATAATCCCTCCACATTGCAGGATTGGCTACTTGAGAAGCCTTACAAAATGAAAAAGTGTACACATAGGGTTTTATGTTCTCTGAGACATTCTCATAGGTTGGAATTCCGGCTAAGGAGAACAATTCATTTGGGTCGTTAGAGTTGTTAAGATTGTAAAGGCGAAGTACTCCGGAGTTAATAATACTAAATAGTCCTCGATATGTGGTTAAATGAGAGAATGACTGATCCTTGGGATCAAGAAAGTATTTCGAATCCTTGAAACTGTGATTCCCTTTACTGTATCGTACTGAAAGTGTATTCCCACTTTGACTCAAACCTGGAATTGGCATTCCGAACAACTCGATGAGTCGTTGACAGTAGACTTTCATAGCCTCAGGCCAGTCTTCATCAATAATATGATGCATGAATTAATTTGTTAAGTTTTGTAATTCCACTTTGAAACTTACTCTCAGTTGCAATGCGCCACAACAACCAGCTATGATGAGTGGGGTTAGAAAGCACTAACCTCTCGTCTCGCACATAGCCACGCCTTGATTTAAATTTAAAACTTCGGGTCGCGTAGACGTGGCGAACTTTCCAATCCACACTAAACTTTCCTGACCGATGAAACCCCGTTCATTCATAGCATTTGCTGTATGCTGCTTATTTTCTTATTCCACTAATAATCACTTGCTTCTTTATTTCGATAAGCCTCACCACGAATTCCTCAAAGTCTTCGTTTGGGTAGTTGTTATTTTTTCTTCGGTAATGCTCTTGTTCAGCCATAATGCTCTCTAGTTCCTCTTCAGGAATTAGATCCCAACTTGGATCCAAATAATAATATTTCTTTATGTGAGCATATAGCGTTTTTAATTGAGCAAGATGTTCATCAAGTTTCATTTCTGAACTCGAATCATATTCAGATTCGATTCTTTGATTTAATATCTTCTGAAGTTCTTCATAGTTGGCCTGAACAGATTGTGTTCCCCTTCTAACATAAATGGTATCCTTCTTTAGTGATTTGCTTTCGTTCTTAGATAAAAATGGAATGTATCTTTCTTGTTCATTAACAAGGATAAGTTGGAAATTCCTCCCTTTTAAAATACCATATTCCGTTTCCTCAAAAGTGAAATCAAGAATTTCATACTCTAAGTTGTTCGGTAGTAACTTGTTCAAAGAGAATATCTGCTTTATCTCTTATACTAGAGAGCCCAGAAGGTTCTATTTTTCCGTCTTGTTCAGATACACCTATAAAAATTATTCCGCCACCAGAATTAACCATAGCTAAAATGTGGCGAGCCAACTTATCATTTTCTATCCAGTCTGCCTTGAAATCTATATAATTAAGTTCACCGAAGTTAGATTTTAGCAAATCCCGAACAGCTACTCTATCTGGCTGTTCTAGAATTTTAGCGAATGACTCTTTGATTGCAATCATTGTCAGACTTTTTGGTCATGGTTATAGTGGCATACAACCGGCCAACAACCCCTGGCTGCCAGCCGCTTTCTATCAAATCTAACCGTTTTTAAATCCCGAACAAACCATTATCGGCTATGGGGCATAAGGCGGAGGAGACTGTTCTCTCCATTATTCAATAATTGGTTTCTACAAGTTCAAGTATTAAGGTATCACCTTGAAGCCGGTTATAGTTGTCTACTCGAATCAATCCAGCTTCCTCATTCCAGAACTTAACATTGCGCCTAATAGTGTCATGAATCACTAAAGTCCGAAATATTCCGAATGGAACTTCTATAATTGAGTCAGTCCTCAATATCACATCATATCCATAGATTTTTTCAGCACATGAATACTCAGGTATTGATTCTATATTACCAGACTTTGCTGGTACTTTAAGATAATGTTGAATTGAAATACACGGATTGGAGACGCAAGATGAGCAAGTTGCTGTGTGAAGTCCATCGTCCAAACGATAGACATCAGAAAAAACACTCAGTAACGGCCCGAAATAAGGAACATCATTTTTTTGTGGCAAAGTTTCCTCTCGAAATACCATGTTGTCACTTATTCCTGAACTTTCTTCGATTTTTAGAAGGGAGTATTTATCAACCCTGTATTCGGTGGATCTTAGATTATAGGTAAGTGTATTGCCTTTCTTTACCCAATCAAAATACCTATCAGACTCTTCAATGTCGAAACCACAATTTTCCAAAAAGACAGGTAGCACGATCAAAAATAAAACTAGTCCAATATTCTTAACTCTATTCATCATAATGATAGGCTGATATCGCCTCTACCAAATCTAACCGTTTTTAAATCTCAAACAAACCATTATCGGCTATTGGGGTGTGCTGCACGGATGTCTTGAAGCTCTGCACGGTTACCTTGAACCACTGCATGGCCATCTCGGAACACTGCACGCTTATCTTCAAGCACTGCACGGTTGTCTCGAACCTCTGCACGGCTGTCTCGGAACACTGCACAGCCATCTTGGAGCACTGCACGGTTGCCTCGAAGCTCTGCACGGTTATCTTCAAACACTGCACGGATGTCTTCAAACACTGCACGGCCATCTTGGAACGCTGCACGAATGTCTTGAAGCTCTGCACGGTTCATAGGGACCAATGGCATCAAGCATGGTCATTCCATCATATAGGTATATCACTACTTCCATGAAACCTCTTTTGTCATGTTTTGATGAAGTCATCCGTCATCGTCTGACCACTTCGATAACCACATTCCCTTTTTTTCGCCCTTTGTCAACATACTGATGAGCTTCCACCATGTGCTGCAGGGGAAAGGTTTTGTGGATAAATGGCCTGAGTTTTCCTTCGTCAGCAAGTTCGCATAGTACCTCCAGGTGCTTCTGGCCAGGGCTGGTGAGCGCCTGAACCGATGCAAAGCGTCCCTCTTGTTTTAGAATTTTTGAAGCTTTTGATTTTGAGGTTTTCCCAACTGCGTCAAACACGATATCAAATTTTTCCTCAAGCAAAGAATAATCCTGACTCCTATAGTCTAGTGTAGCATCTGCCCCCAGTGATTTTACCATGTCCAAATTGGAACCACTGCATACTGCTGTTACCCTGGCGCCCTGCGCCTTAGCAATTTGAATGGCATAGGTCCCTACGCTTCCTGATGCGCCATAGATCAATACATTTTGACCTTTACTGAGCTTTGCTTTTTCCAGAAGAAATAAAGCTGTCATTCCCCCCACAGGCAGAGCAGCGGCTTCATTGAAGCTAAGGCTTTTAGGTTTTAACCGCAGCACACCCTTATTCCTGTTTTCTGGAATACTTAAATACTCGGTATAAGAACCAGTGGCGAGCATGGTAGGAGTGCCAACCACTTTATCGCCCACCTTATACCTGGCAACATCCTTACCTATGGCTTCAACAGTTCCAGAAAATTCATGGCCTAATATTTCCTTTTTCGGCTTGAACAATCCGTAAATAAGTCGGACAAAAATCCAGGCAATTGGAGGGAAGTTTGAGCTGCGCAGGCGGACATCTCCGGCGGTAACAGTCGTTGCATGGATTTTCACCAGTACTTCGTCAGGTTGGGGTGTTGGCTTTTCAATATCCACCATGTTTAACACACTGGGTGGACCGTAGGTGGTGTAGGCAATTGCTTTCATGGTTTGATTTCTTTTAGCGTATGAGTTGATTTAAAGTCCGTTTACAAATCTTCGGAAGGTGTGAATGAACAAATCCTGTTCTTCGATATATCCTTCGTGTGCACTGTTTTCGAGAATGACGAGCTCCTTGTCCTGAAAGTCGGGACCTCCAATACTGTGGTAGGCGTCATATCCCATTTCAATGGTATTTACACCATCGTGCCTTCCCCAAATTACAATCGATGGGGTTTTGATTTTGGCCATGTCTTCGCTGAGGTTCAATTCTAAAATATTGAAGCGCGGCACCAGATATTGACCATTGAAGAAAATGGCGAGCGACAGATAGGAATTCATTGTGCCCGTGGCACCCACTTCCGGGCCTTGAACCACCTGGTTTGGGTCTTTGCGGTAAGCATTGGTGTTGGTGAGGTAACCATCATATTTAAAGTAGTTTTCCTTTTTGGTCATGTCTGGTTGGGTTGCACACCAATCACGCGCTTCTGTCCAGTATTCGACATCAATGCCATGGTCGATCTGACGCTGGGCATATTCCTTTACAAATACCACAGATTTTGGAAGTCCGTCTACGAGATTATGACCACTATCCATGCAGATAAACCCATCAACCTTTTGCTGATAGTCCTTAGTACTCAAATAGGCACAGCCCAGGGCTCCTCCCCAACTGATACCGTAAAACACAATGCGAGGATGATGATATCTAAGCTTTATCGCCTCCACCACAAGATCAAGGTCGTCAACAAATTGCTCAACAGTAAACGTTTTTTGATCGGGGTTTCCCATGGAGAGACCAGATCCTCTCTGATCCCAATAGGCAAACGCATAGTCGCTTTCGAGCTCTTTGGATACTGGCATGAATGAAGGAAGCGAGGCATTCCCACCCGGGCCTCCGTGCAAAAACAAAATGAAAGTACCGGATTGGATATTGCCCTTAACATATACAGGCATCTCCGCACCTGTATTTTTCACAAAGAAGTGATCTCCTTGATAAAAATCTTCCTTTTTGCATGCGACAAGGAGCATGAGCAGCGAGAAAGTCAGAAGTAGTTCTAATTTTTTCATCGTTGTTTTAATTTGTAAGTGAAACCGATTTTAGCGGCAACATGCGGAAGGAAAATATGATTGTAGGGATACTGTAAATAAACTTCTGGGCCAATGTGAATCGTCCATGGCAGGGCTTTTCTTCTGCTTCCATCCCAACCCAGCAGAAATGATGCGTTTGGCATAAAGTGAGGATGGCCCAAATTGGCCGCCTTTTCCACACCACCATTTTCAGTTCTTTGATACATGACACCAGCCGCCCAGGAGTGCATATAGCCAACACCCAAGTTTATATCTGCAAATACAGGCCCCACCGCAAACCGCGAGCCGAAGGATGTTTTCAAAAAAACGGATGTGTTGTTCCAGCGATGCCAGTAACCACCAAGGTCAGTGTCCCAATGTAAGGTGACCCAACTGTTTCTGACCATGGTATAATCCAAGCCCAGACTAAGGCCTGGATGCAGGACCAATTCTCCGAAGTATTCTACTTTGAGTGCAGTTCTTTCCCCGTATTTTGCCTTCGATCTGTCCTGTTCTTGAGCCAAAACGGATAGGGAACACAGTAGTAGGATTAAAAGTGGCATTTGAGATGCTTTCATCTTTCTCTGTTTAATTCCTTGAAATGAATTCGATCCACATTTAATGGTGATGTCCACTCAGTTCTTGTAGAGGTCATTCCTGTAATCAGCTATTTGTGAACCATTAGTTTAAACTTTTGATAGCACAAACATCAGAATGATGAGGGAGCGGATTGTTACAATATTTTAGGAAAGGGTTACAAGATTTAAAGGTCTTCTATCCGGTCTTCTTCGTGCCACTGAAACCGGTATGACGTGCTCTTCCCGTTACGTCATTCCGGTTTTGGACCAGCGCAGCGACGGACAAATACCGGAATCTTCTGGTTAATTAGGGCAGATGTTACCCCTAAAGATTTAAATAGTGTTTGCGAAGCTCCGGATCTAGCTTCTCAATGGCATATCTTAACGCCACTCTGGGCATACCATGGGCAAACTGATCCAAAAAGGCCCTCAATCTCACTTCATCTTTTTTGCCGGCTTCCCTGATCCAACTACCCACTGCAGTTTGTACGAAATGCTCAGGATCGTGGACTAGCATTTCAGCAATCCTAAAAGTGTCGTCTATTTGATCTTGTCTGATAAAAAAATAGGTACTCACTATGGCCGTTCTCCGTTCCATTGGATTGGCAGATCTTGCCAATTCGTAAAGCGGAGATCTGTCCTTGTCAAATAAATATCCCCCCACTACGTATGGCGCAGCCCTATCTACCATCCCCCAGTCGTCAATATTCTTATGGTGATCCACATAGGCCTGGTAAATTTCTCTTTTCTCTTCTGCTGATGTTCCCTTATTCCGGGCCTTCCAGTCCAATATGGATACAGCGCCTAGTCGATGATCATGATTTTGGGCATTCAGCAATTTCACGACTTCACTCACAGGCATGAGTTTGGATTCTTTCGCCAAAGAAAAAATCTCCCTCTTTGGAATGGTGTCAGAATATTCCTGACCAATAATATTCAGAGTCTCGATAAATTCTTTGGCAGTCATCTTCTGAAATTTCATGAAACACCTTCGGCTAACACCCCCCTGCTATTCATTTTTAGCGTTTGTTGTAGGGAGTATTTCTTCTGCAGGTATTGAGATTACCTTCCCATCGCGGGATACAACTAACGGGCTGTTATTCTTTTTTTTGAATTCCGCCATTTTTCGATAGGCTTCTTTAAGTCCAAGGTTCACTTTCTCTTCCAGTTCACGGAGTTGTTCATCAATTCCCATTGTATGCGTCTTTTAATTGTGACCACTTTGTTTCACTACGAATTATGACATCTGTACCAGATCCCTCAGCAATAAATTCGAAGTTCTCGGTTGAATTATCCACCAAGATCCATCTATTGACCAGTGACCTGTATATTTTGAAAAAGTTAGAAAGTCCATTCGAGTACCGTCGTTCAATCGTGTCTATCGGTATATTATGTCCACCTTCTAACACCCTGGTTTTTACACGCTGTTTTGCAAGTTCTATGGAATCCAAAGCAAGAAAAAGCAATGTGGTGTCATATCCTGAAGACATTGCCTTTTTAATAAAGCTCCTGTATGACTTAGTAGAAAGAGTTGTTTCGAATGCAAAAGACTCTCCCTTTGAGACCAGTTCCTTGATCCGATCAAGCATTATGCGACCAGCTCTGATGCCGGCTCTTTCGGGGTTAAATGGAGATATCCCTCTTGCAATTTCATCAGCGTTAACAAACTCATCACACTCGAAGATTTCAGGTAGAATAGTATAAGATAAAGTTGTCTTACCTGCTCCGTTTGGCCCTGCAATGATGTACATCTTCTTCACAAGACAAATATAGAGGTATTCAGTATTAGTTAACATCCGAACAGGCTATTCCCCCTGGCTGCCAGCCCGCCTCATACCAAATCTAGCGGTTTTTGAATGTTGAACAAACCAGTGCCAGGTATGAAGTGCAATAGACCCCAAACCGCCCTCATTTATCGCTTGACTATCCTGTAAACTTGGTGCAAACCGCCTGCCTGGATATCCAGAACAAAGATGCCCGGAGTATAGCCCGCGAAATCCATGCGGTAAGTTGCCTGGTCTTTGCCTTGAAAGACACTGGACTGAATAAGTTGCCCGGCCAAGTTTCGTACCGCAATAACCACTGGTTCGGAACCCAAAGAATTCAGTTGAATGTTCACCTCGTCGGTTGTGGGATTTGGGTACAGAATGGCCTTAAAAGTACTTTCATCAAGCCCTAATACCTTTGGGCTTATTTCGCCGGAAAGCGTAGAACAACCCGCTCCATTGGTTACTTCCACTTGATACGTAGCGCCACTTACCCATTCTATTTGCCGGGTGGTAGCGGCTATTACGACTTGATCCTGAAACCATCTATAACTGGCCCCCTCTGAGGCTACCAGCAGATCACCCTCTAAGGTTATCGTTGCGACTGGAGCCGGAGCAATCATCACTTCCAAGGAAGTAGATGTCACACATCCTCCCCCCATCGTGAAGTCAACCTCAGCTGAGCCCGCCCCTTCGTCTGACCAATTGATCTCCACCGACGATGTACCCTGCCCGGATAAGATCTCACCACCTGACACAGACCAGAGATAAGAATCAAAACCTTCTACTATGGAATAAGCCAAAGACTTGGTCTGACAGGCCTCGCTGGCTCCCTCAATAGCTACTGCTGATGGATCTCCTTCTCCAATGTGAAAAAACAGACTTCCATAGGCTGAAACGGTATAGGCATAGGACTGCAATTCATCGTAGGTCAATTCCTCCTGGCTGTCATCCAGCAGGTTGGTTAAGATGAAACTGCTCCTGCAATTGAGTGATAAAGCCGAAATATCCATGGTGCCGGTTTTCTCGCTTCCAGAAAAATTGTGAACGGCAATCACAAAGTCACCGCCCGTTTTGATGGCGGTAGAATACACCTCTGTATTATTCGAGTTTTCAATGCGATCCATTGAGGAAGAGTTGCTGATATAGCGAGCACGTATGTCCATCAGTTTCTTCATGTATTCCCGAAGGCCAAACTGGTCGTTTCTTGCATAAACCTCATAATTATAGGCCCCCTTATCAACACCGTACTCAGACCCTGACCAGATAAAAGGAATCCCTCTGGAGGTAAAAATGAGTGACTGCAGCAGCCTGGCTTTCGCCAAACCAAAAGACATGGTGGCTCTATCGAAATCGTGCAGGTCTGCAAATCGGACCGGAAGCCCGGCATTGGGATAATCGAATCGAATGACCGCATCCAACTCATCCAATGACCCACTGCCATTAAAGAGATTGGTGATGATATTTGCATCTTCATATCCATACCCCCGAAGGTTAAAGTCAAAGACGGCATCAAACCCGTCATTGAACACCTGATCATAGGGTGGAAAGGATTCTGAAACCATAAAAAGATCAGGCTTCACATTCTTCATACGCTCCCTGAATTTCTGCCAAAATGCTGGATTTCGCTTGTAAATGGCCCAGGACACATCACCACGGTAGCCATCAATATCAAACTCCCTAATCCAATATTCCGAAACCCAAAGCATGTAGTTGGTGGCCAATGGATCATTGTAATTGATATCGGGAATCGAATAGCTCAATGAAAAGGTGTAATTGTCAAGTGCCGGGGGCCCTGACCAGTTGTAAAAATTGCTAAATGGCGAATCTGAACCGATGGCGACAGGCTCCTCAAAATAGGGATTGAAAGTGGAAGTATGGCTATTGGATAAATCAAGGAATATCCTAATCCCCTTTTCATGGGCCACGTCTACCAAATTTTTGAGGTCCTCTTTCGTTCCAAAAAGCTCATTCAGTTCGTAGTAGTCGATTGTCCAATACCCGGAGTACTCATTGGACTCAAATATGGGCATCAAATAAATGGTATTTACGCCCAAATCTACCAGCTCATCCAAACCTGCTGTGATCCCACTTAGTGTACCGGCATTACTGAATGACCTGGGATTGATCTCATAAATAACCATCTTCTCCATCCACGGGGAGGGGTCAAAGCGGCTAATAAGGGATGCTTTTCCTTCCCTCACACTGACCAACTGT
This Marinoscillum sp. 108 DNA region includes the following protein-coding sequences:
- a CDS encoding helix-turn-helix domain-containing protein — encoded protein: MIAIKESFAKILEQPDRVAVRDLLKSNFGELNYIDFKADWIENDKLARHILAMVNSGGGIIFIGVSEQDGKIEPSGLSSIRDKADILFEQVTTEQLRV
- a CDS encoding NAD(P)-dependent alcohol dehydrogenase, encoding MKAIAYTTYGPPSVLNMVDIEKPTPQPDEVLVKIHATTVTAGDVRLRSSNFPPIAWIFVRLIYGLFKPKKEILGHEFSGTVEAIGKDVARYKVGDKVVGTPTMLATGSYTEYLSIPENRNKGVLRLKPKSLSFNEAAALPVGGMTALFLLEKAKLSKGQNVLIYGASGSVGTYAIQIAKAQGARVTAVCSGSNLDMVKSLGADATLDYRSQDYSLLEEKFDIVFDAVGKTSKSKASKILKQEGRFASVQALTSPGQKHLEVLCELADEGKLRPFIHKTFPLQHMVEAHQYVDKGRKKGNVVIEVVRR
- a CDS encoding alpha/beta fold hydrolase — translated: MKKLELLLTFSLLMLLVACKKEDFYQGDHFFVKNTGAEMPVYVKGNIQSGTFILFLHGGPGGNASLPSFMPVSKELESDYAFAYWDQRGSGLSMGNPDQKTFTVEQFVDDLDLVVEAIKLRYHHPRIVFYGISWGGALGCAYLSTKDYQQKVDGFICMDSGHNLVDGLPKSVVFVKEYAQRQIDHGIDVEYWTEARDWCATQPDMTKKENYFKYDGYLTNTNAYRKDPNQVVQGPEVGATGTMNSYLSLAIFFNGQYLVPRFNILELNLSEDMAKIKTPSIVIWGRHDGVNTIEMGYDAYHSIGGPDFQDKELVILENSAHEGYIEEQDLFIHTFRRFVNGL
- a CDS encoding DNA alkylation repair protein; translation: MKFQKMTAKEFIETLNIIGQEYSDTIPKREIFSLAKESKLMPVSEVVKLLNAQNHDHRLGAVSILDWKARNKGTSAEEKREIYQAYVDHHKNIDDWGMVDRAAPYVVGGYLFDKDRSPLYELARSANPMERRTAIVSTYFFIRQDQIDDTFRIAEMLVHDPEHFVQTAVGSWIREAGKKDEVRLRAFLDQFAHGMPRVALRYAIEKLDPELRKHYLNL
- a CDS encoding zeta toxin family protein translates to MYIIAGPNGAGKTTLSYTILPEIFECDEFVNADEIARGISPFNPERAGIRAGRIMLDRIKELVSKGESFAFETTLSTKSYRSFIKKAMSSGYDTTLLFLALDSIELAKQRVKTRVLEGGHNIPIDTIERRYSNGLSNFFKIYRSLVNRWILVDNSTENFEFIAEGSGTDVIIRSETKWSQLKDAYNGN
- a CDS encoding alpha-amylase family glycosyl hydrolase; its protein translation is MKRIGTTIKWKSNVFKGFLLLMCLLTGTTGMAQVPVKLYLDSPYGYTESVYLTGNINGWAYQNEAYQMVGPDARGLFSITLDLTENSDLTYAFDVDSGPYLSDPFNSLDPVYDGFSQLAIANPMITYLLPQASRQQVPTPMDSIWALLAFKNSQPITESSISLKLNGVEVPDAGQYYDAVSREFVYYPGDLPAGEYVIELSVSSSAGTAVRSVTVQRAPAIMISNKISRYFSEEVTLYGRVTSSEITEFELEVNGAITTVSVSDGEFRAPVTLVEGVNSIVAAPGTSNSVSKEIEYVSLNKPQLAVTAAVTADLQVDLVVNVTNPGEETLTYEWTQVYGPEPAQWSTTNATATQVTLSVEDGDYHFRVTATNTRDEKFIAGQLVSVREGKASLISRFDPSPWMEKMVIYEINPRSFSNAGTLSGITAGLDELVDLGVNTIYLMPIFESNEYSGYWTIDYYELNELFGTKEDLKNLVDVAHEKGIRIFLDLSNSHTSTFNPYFEEPVAIGSDSPFSNFYNWSGPPALDNYTFSLSYSIPDINYNDPLATNYMLWVSEYWIREFDIDGYRGDVSWAIYKRNPAFWQKFRERMKNVKPDLFMVSESFPPYDQVFNDGFDAVFDFNLRGYGYEDANIITNLFNGSGSLDELDAVIRFDYPNAGLPVRFADLHDFDRATMSFGLAKARLLQSLIFTSRGIPFIWSGSEYGVDKGAYNYEVYARNDQFGLREYMKKLMDIRARYISNSSSMDRIENSNNTEVYSTAIKTGGDFVIAVHNFSGSEKTGTMDISALSLNCRSSFILTNLLDDSQEELTYDELQSYAYTVSAYGSLFFHIGEGDPSAVAIEGASEACQTKSLAYSIVEGFDSYLWSVSGGEILSGQGTSSVEINWSDEGAGSAEVDFTMGGGCVTSTSLEVMIAPAPVATITLEGDLLVASEGASYRWFQDQVVIAATTRQIEWVSGATYQVEVTNGAGCSTLSGEISPKVLGLDESTFKAILYPNPTTDEVNIQLNSLGSEPVVIAVRNLAGQLIQSSVFQGKDQATYRMDFAGYTPGIFVLDIQAGGLHQVYRIVKR